The DNA segment GATCTGCGCGCTCGTCCTGGGCGAGTTGGAGCGCTTTCGCCATGCCCACAATTGCGGCGACGTTCTCAGTGCCGGGCCGTTGCTCGCGTTCTTGACCGCCGCCGGCCAGCAACGGCTGAAACGGCAGGCCGTGGCGCAATACAAGCAACCCAATACCCTTTGGCCCATAGCACTTGTGGGCGGTGAGTGAAAGCGCGTCAACGCCCCAATCCGCAACACTCACGGGCAAATAGCCGAATGCCTGGATTGCGTCCGAATGCACAGGGATGTTCCGTGCCCGGCAAATTGACGCGATCTCCGCTAGGGGCTCGATGACGCCGATCTCGTTGTTCACTGCCATGACCGAGACGAGCGCCGTGTCGTCGCGCAGCGCGGCTTCCACTGCCAGCGGGTCTACCGTCCCATGCTCGTCAACCGGTACGTAGGTTACGCGGAAGCCTTCTACTTCTAGCTGTGCGCACGCGTGGAGCACGGCGTGATGCTCGATTTGGCTGGTGACGACGTGGTTGCCCCGGCCGGCTGTCCGCTGTGCGCGGGCAATGCCCAGAACCGCGCTATTGTCGCTCTCTGTGCCGCCGCTTGTGAAGATTATCTCCGTAGGTTGACATGCGAGAGTGGCAGCAAGTTGCTCCCGGGCGTCCTCTATGGCCTGGCGGGCGCGCCGTCCGGTCGCGTGCAGACTGGAAGGATTGCCATACGAGTCGGTGAGATACGGTAGCATTGCTGCCACTACCCGTGGGTCAAGCGGAGTAGTGGCGGCGTAATCCAGATAAATCCGGCGCTGTGGCATTGCTTTCACGTAGTCGGCGCTTGGACGTCCTAAGTTAAGAGCGGAGATCAGGCTGCGCGGTGAAGCGATAACTATGCTGAGGGGAAGGATACCTTGCGATGATGCGGGCACACCTGCAGCGCAATCAGAGCGCTTCGGTGTAATATGCTCATACTATACCATGAAGTGCGGACCTGAAGTGTGCGTGAGCCGGGCACTCTTGTTACTCCAGAAGCACTGCGGAAGACGAGAGTCGCAGCCCCGTCCCTCTCAAACGTAGCGAGGTAAAGGAATTGCCATGCGGAGATTCGTCATCGCCGGAAACTGGAAGATGAACAAGACTCTCGGGGAAGCCGTCGCGTTGGCAAAAGACCTGAAGGATGGATGTGGCTTGCGGGATGAAGTGGACATAATTGTCTGTCCGCCGTTTGTGGCCCTTGCCGCCGTACGAGATGCCCTGCAGAACTCTTTGGTTGCAATTGGTGCGCAGAACATGCATTGGGAGGCCGCCGGGGCCTTTACGGGCGAGGTTTCCCCGCAGATGGTGCAGAATCTTTGTTCGCACGTCATCCTCGGCCATTCCGAGCGGCGCAGTCACTTTGGCGAGACTGACGCGATGGTGAACCGGAAGGTTATCGCGGCAATCGCCCACGGCTTGACCCCCATTGTTTGTGTTGGGGAGACTGATGCCGAGAACCAAGCAGGCATGACACAGGAAGTACTCGACCGCCAAACCACACGAGCGCTCTCAGGGTTGTCGTCACAGCAAGCCGCGTCAGTCATTCTGGCCTATGAGCCGATATGGGCCATTGGCACCGGCCGCGCCGCGGCGCCGGAGGAGGCCAATGCGACAATTGGTCTCGTGCGCGCTGTGGTTGGGCGTGAATTCGAAGCTTCCACCGCGGAGGACATTCGAATCCTCTATGGCGGCAGCATCAATCCTAGCGTATGGCCCGAAATCATTGCCCAGCCGGACGTGGATGGCGGCCTGGTTGGCGGCGCGAGCCTGAATGCCGAGGACTTCGTCGCACTCTCCGCCCAGACGCGCGACGCATCAGTGGCACGTGCCGGGACGTAAATTGGGGTCGGGATGACCGAAGGCAGCAGGCGCGGCGTCAGTTTCCTGCTATGGCATGCGAAGTCCGTTTTCTTAGCTAAAGTCTTGCCGCATGGTAATTCGTCCACGACTCTTGATTGGCTCTATGCCTGTTAGCCTCACTGGACATGCAGGGCTGCCAGTTGTGAACGTCCTAGCGTCGTGATAATCAGGTTGTCCCTCGTACGTACGGGCCCACCGCTCCACACTTCCTCTACGGAGAGCCTTGACACGCTCCCGGACGTGGCAGACGGCATCTCTATCAGGATGTCCTGCTCGTCGTCAGCCCCATTGAGCACGAGCAGCAGGATTGCCCCGGAAGCGCTTTGCCAGTAACCGAAGTACGTACTGGTCGGCTGGACGATAAGCTGCTGTTGGCGTTCCCAATACGGGTGCCATGCTGCATCGCCAAAGCCAAGGCTTGACCGCAGTTGCTCCAAGCGAGCAAGGTTTTCAAAGGAAGCGGTAGGTGTGAGTTCCTCCGGCCAAAGCGACGTATTGTGCACTGCAGCCAGGCCGAATAACTCCTGGTCGGTCGTCAATTCTTCGCGCGTGTAGCTCTCAACAGTGCCTCGGAAGCGCGTATCGGACGCAGGAACTTGGAAAAGCGTTGGTACCCTATGGGTCACGTCGCCGTAGAGAAAGGGAATTTCTTCGGGTTGCCAGCGTTCGGCCAGCGCCTCGCCGCTGACGCGACGAAAGGCAATAGCTCGGTAAAGGTGGGTTCCCGTCACGATCAGGTCGGCAAAGCCGTGAATCATGTTCCAGGGCATAGACGTCTGCGCAATCACGATGCCATCTTCATCTCTCTCTCGCAGGCCGCCGTGGAAGAGCGCGTAGAGGCGTCGCAAGAGGTCGCGCCGGCCATAAGTGTCTAAGGCGGCTCCGGCCCCTGGCCGGCGTTCGTTCTGAAGCAGCAGTCGCGCCGTCGGTTCTCCGATACGCACGTTCACACCGTCAATCGGAAACTTCTCGGCAAATGCGCGCAAGGCCTGTTCGAAGAACGCAGCCGTAGCCTCTGTGTGGAACAGTGCCGGAACCTGATCGCTTGGCGCTTGCGTCACAACGATTACAGTCGGATTAAGTGGCAGCGGCATATCTGCTATTACTTCTGCCGCTCCGGGGGCTTTGATTGAAAGAGAATCAGCCGAAATCGTGGGGATCACCTTGAGTCCGGCGTCGTGGGCCAGGTCCACCAGGTCGCGAAACCTGCGCTCATTCTCTGCGCTAGCGAAGTGCGGGAATCCCGGAACGTCCGACCAGCCCTCGTCCAGAATGATAGCCTGTGCGCCTTGGTCCCGCAGCGACTCGAGAGTCTTGCGCGTATCGCCAGTTGTACGCATGGGATACTGCGCTATTATGCGGTTATCTTCCGGCCACCATTCCACGCGTACCGGCTTCACGGCGCTCTTTGGGCTTTCCGGCGGTCTTACCGGGGTCGGCTGCAGGCCGAAATCGAGATGCACCGTGTTCGGCATGTCCAGCGGGTCGGTGGTGAGTTCCACGAGGAGGCGCATGGCCCCTTCTACCGGCCGTAACTGCAGTTGGGGAAACGTCTGCTGTTGGATTTCTCCAATGGCGATCAGGTCGGTAGACCAGACAATGCCTCGCTCAGGATTGCCTACCCAAAAGAACGGGGTAATATCTCCCGACCAGCCGTTATCAGGAACGCGGCCGCCGCCCCACACATCCTGCGGTTCTCCCAGGAATTCCGTCCAGGTATAGGAGGTAGAGTCGACTCCCAGCAGGTGATGGGCGTAGTGAGTTGTCTCGGTGCGGAGAATAGGTACGTCGAGCAGGATGGAGTCTATGGTGACAATCCCTTGGGGTATCAGGCTGACGCGAACCCGATACAGACCGTCGTAGCTGATTGTAACCCGCGCCTGGGCTATGAGATCACTGGCGTTGCCACGCGCCAGCAGTTCAACCTGCGCCGCGTCGACAGAGATGGTGCGTGCCCGCTGCCAGACAAGCAGCTCGTCTTGCACGCGGATATCCAACTTCATCGCATCGAAGAGCAGCTCGGCGCCGTTCACTTCGAGACTGGTCGGGAGCGGACCGGCGTCAAACCGGTAGCGATGGCCGGCAACCTCGACCGCCGTGCCCCGCACGACGATGGGTTTCCAAGGGGGTGGCAGCGGTGCGGCGGCCAAGCCCTGATGGACAGAATCGAGTGGGTCGCGTCCACGGGGCGGCCCGCCGCACGCGGCCAAGCCGAGGGCGACGCCGCTAGCGAGTATCGCGCGTCGCCCAAGAATAGGAGAAGGTCTTCTCATTGCGCGCCTCCCTTCTAGCTGAATCCTCGATGATTCAGACTGTACCCAGGGCAGACCTAAGCAGCCTTAGCACTGCGGTCCACCAGCCAACTGTGAATTTGCACAGATCGCACGGCACCCCGGCCTTGGCTAGCTGTCAATCCCTAAAATGCTGGGACACATTGGGTCTAGCGATTGCTTGCCGGTGGGAACTACAGACTGTGCTGAGTCTCGCTCCTGCATCCTCATGTGTTCGTTTTGGCTAGCGTCCAGTCCCCCTGGCAGAGGCTGGTGAGGACTGCGGCAGAAATCAATGCTACTCTGTGGAGAGTTCGTAATTCAACTGCCAATGGATGCCGAACCTGTCGGTGCATGACCCAAAGTAAGCGCCCCAAAACATTTCTGCCAGCGGCATGTTTACGTTCCCGCCCTCGGAGAGTTTGGCAAATATCTCGTCAGCTTCTTCTCTGCTTGCGGGCGTATAAGAGAGTGAGAAATTGTTGCCCGGAGTGAGCGCCTGGGAATAGTTCGAAGGAGTGTCACTGCCCATTAGGATACTATCGCCGAGCGACACCGTGGCATGCATGATCCTGTCCCCATCAGACTCGGGTACTCCCATGTCACCCGGACCGTCGGCGAAAGTCTGAACGATCAGATACTCGCCACCAAACACTGATAGGTAGAAGTCGAAGGCTTCGCGGCATTTGTCTTCGAATGTCAGATACACATTTAGTGGCATGAAGTCCTCCAATCCACTGATTCTGCGACTGCAAAGCGTCCGCCTGTATGGGCTGCGAACGGCTGGGTGGGGGCAACGCTGCGTTTCACAGGTTGGCCAATCGTGC comes from the Chloroflexota bacterium genome and includes:
- a CDS encoding DUF6067 family protein, which produces MRRPSPILGRRAILASGVALGLAACGGPPRGRDPLDSVHQGLAAAPLPPPWKPIVVRGTAVEVAGHRYRFDAGPLPTSLEVNGAELLFDAMKLDIRVQDELLVWQRARTISVDAAQVELLARGNASDLIAQARVTISYDGLYRVRVSLIPQGIVTIDSILLDVPILRTETTHYAHHLLGVDSTSYTWTEFLGEPQDVWGGGRVPDNGWSGDITPFFWVGNPERGIVWSTDLIAIGEIQQQTFPQLQLRPVEGAMRLLVELTTDPLDMPNTVHLDFGLQPTPVRPPESPKSAVKPVRVEWWPEDNRIIAQYPMRTTGDTRKTLESLRDQGAQAIILDEGWSDVPGFPHFASAENERRFRDLVDLAHDAGLKVIPTISADSLSIKAPGAAEVIADMPLPLNPTVIVVTQAPSDQVPALFHTEATAAFFEQALRAFAEKFPIDGVNVRIGEPTARLLLQNERRPGAGAALDTYGRRDLLRRLYALFHGGLRERDEDGIVIAQTSMPWNMIHGFADLIVTGTHLYRAIAFRRVSGEALAERWQPEEIPFLYGDVTHRVPTLFQVPASDTRFRGTVESYTREELTTDQELFGLAAVHNTSLWPEELTPTASFENLARLEQLRSSLGFGDAAWHPYWERQQQLIVQPTSTYFGYWQSASGAILLLVLNGADDEQDILIEMPSATSGSVSRLSVEEVWSGGPVRTRDNLIITTLGRSQLAALHVQ
- a CDS encoding VOC family protein, with translation MPLNVYLTFEDKCREAFDFYLSVFGGEYLIVQTFADGPGDMGVPESDGDRIMHATVSLGDSILMGSDTPSNYSQALTPGNNFSLSYTPASREEADEIFAKLSEGGNVNMPLAEMFWGAYFGSCTDRFGIHWQLNYELSTE
- a CDS encoding cysteine desulfurase family protein; protein product: MPQRRIYLDYAATTPLDPRVVAAMLPYLTDSYGNPSSLHATGRRARQAIEDAREQLAATLACQPTEIIFTSGGTESDNSAVLGIARAQRTAGRGNHVVTSQIEHHAVLHACAQLEVEGFRVTYVPVDEHGTVDPLAVEAALRDDTALVSVMAVNNEIGVIEPLAEIASICRARNIPVHSDAIQAFGYLPVSVADWGVDALSLTAHKCYGPKGIGLLVLRHGLPFQPLLAGGGQEREQRPGTENVAAIVGMAKALQLAQDERADRVIHAQALRDRLEKGVEAHMPWIQKNGHSTRRVAGIANISFPGISNEILLLRMDLAGIDVSNGAACTSGTVEPSHVLRALGKPDDLANSALRFSIGKDTTCADIDDTLEVLESTIHALRAETAASVQGSSLS
- the tpiA gene encoding triose-phosphate isomerase yields the protein MRRFVIAGNWKMNKTLGEAVALAKDLKDGCGLRDEVDIIVCPPFVALAAVRDALQNSLVAIGAQNMHWEAAGAFTGEVSPQMVQNLCSHVILGHSERRSHFGETDAMVNRKVIAAIAHGLTPIVCVGETDAENQAGMTQEVLDRQTTRALSGLSSQQAASVILAYEPIWAIGTGRAAAPEEANATIGLVRAVVGREFEASTAEDIRILYGGSINPSVWPEIIAQPDVDGGLVGGASLNAEDFVALSAQTRDASVARAGT